The Chionomys nivalis chromosome 6, mChiNiv1.1, whole genome shotgun sequence sequence ACCTGCGGAAAGAGAAACAGGCCCTGCGGAGCCAGATCTCAGAGAAGCAGCGACACTGCCTGGAGCTGCAGGTGGGGTGTTGGGGTGATGCACCAGACCCCATCTTCCCACCCTCAGAAGGGCATCTGTGATGATGGACAACAGGGGTGTGTGTGGCCTCACAGTAAGAGTCCAGGCTGCTCTGACACACCTCCCATCGTGTAGATCAGCATTGTGGAGCTGGAGAAGAGCCAGCGACAGCAGGAGCTCCTGCAGTTGAAGTCCTGTGTGCCACCAGATGACGCTCTGTCCCTGCATCTGCGTGGCAAGGGTGCCCTGGGCCGCGAGCTGGAGGCCGATGCTGGGCGGTTGCGTCTTGAGCTGGACTGTGCCAAGATCTCCCTGCCACACCTCAGCAGCATGAGCCCCGAGCTCTCCATGAATGGCCATGCCGCTGGCTACGAGCTCTGCAGCACAGCTAGTCGGCCCTCATCCAAGCAGAATACCCCCCAGTACCTGGCCTCCCCCTTGGATCAGGAGGTCGTACCTTGCACCCCCAGCCACAGTGGCAGGCCTCGGCTAGAAAAGTTGTCTGGCCTAACTTTGCCAGACTATACCCGGTTGTCACCTGCCAAGATTGTGTTGAGGCGGCACCTGAGCCAGGACCACACTGGGGTTAGCAAACCAGCTGCCGGTGAGCTACACCCTCGGTAAGCACACATGTATCTAGGGGCTGTGCTGCTGTCTGCTGCCCTGGGGCTGTTGGGCGTGGGCTGCTTGCTGTGAATTCAGCAAGGGTGACTGGCCTTTCATTGTAGGGCAGAGCATGCCAAGGAGAGCACCCTTCCCTACCAGAGCCCCAGCTTGTCCAACAGCATGAAGCTCAGCCCCCAGGATCCACTGCCTGCCTCCCCCGCAACCTCGCCGCTCACCTCAGAGAAGGGTAGTGAAAAGGTAAGGGCTGAATGAAAGAAGTCATCTGAGTGGGCCAGGCAGCCGCAGCATTCACTCCACAGAGCATTCTCAGCTGTGGGATGTATGAAGTTTGGTTTGGGGACCTGGGGAGGAGATGGGGATTAGCATCCACAGGCCTCATGGAGTGgttgcagaggcaggtgtgtcagCCTCCCATGGGTGGTTCTGTGTCCTTGGGATTCAGGTACTTACATGCAGGAGTAAGATTTAGCCAGTTGCTTGGGGGATCTAGAGTGGGACCAAGGGGGTTGGGGCCTCCATTGTAtgtagagagatggagaggaattTGGGAGGCCAGGCAGTCCAGGGTGACAGGTCTCAAAcagagagagagtgggcagcaTTCTTAACCAGCCCGTATCCTGAGGGTGGCTTCTGCAGCGAGTCTGCAGCTGAGCATGGCCATCTGTTGACAGGGTGTGAAGGAGCGTGCCTACAGCAGCCATGGGGAGACTATCACCAGCCTGCCTGTCAGCATTCCACTCAGCACAGTGCAGCCCAACAAGCTGCCCGTCAGCATCCCACTGGCCAGTGTGGTGCTGCCCAGCCGCGCCGAGAGGGCGGTGAGTGTGCTGGGCCACATGGTAGTTGTGATGGTTGTGGTTGTGCTGGCTGTGGTGGGGCTCCAGGCTCAACTTCAGTCTTTATGTCTCTGTCGGATGCTGTTGAGTTTGAGCATGTGGTCATCCGGGGACTGGCGAGAGGGCATCCGAGCTAATCCTGTTGCCATGTGGTTGGGCTCTGGATGTATTTTGtaagaaacagaacagagaagaaataaCAAAGAGGGTTTTAGCCACTCAAACAGCAGTGGCTGACATGGCCCTGTGGGTTGCTGTCCCTGATGGCTGGATCCTAAGAGTGCTGATGTTCACGGAGGATAGGCTGGGAAAACTGCAGTCTTGCTTTCCTTCTGCATTATTTTGAGGGCAGGGTCTTGTGTGACtcgggctggctttgaactcaccatgtagttgTAGCTGGCCTTGACATCTGACCACCTTACCCCGTGCCTCTTGCACTCCTTGTTAACTGAATGTGACTTGACCTTTCTGCTTGGATTCTCAGGCCTAGCCCAGCTCTATCCCTTCTTGGGTCCTCCCTGCCCACAGCCCTCCTGCCCCACTGTCTCTTGTTGCCCTGACTAGGCAGGTTTTCTTTTGCAGAGGAGCACTCCCAGCCCTGGGCCACAGCCTCGAGACTCATCCACACTTGAAAAGCAGATCGGTGCTTCCGCCCATGGTCCAGGGGGCAGTGCAGCAGGGAGCAGGAGCCTCACACTGGCACCCACAggtgatccccccccccccgccccgaccACATAGGGACCTCCTCCTGCTAGGGGCCATGTTCTCTGGGGAGACGATCCCATTGGGACAAACACCCAGCAGGTAGCTCTGAGGTTTTGAGTCTAGGATTCTGTGTGACCAGAAGCCAGGGGACTAGTCTCTAGTTCTCTCCTGTTGATTTGTTTTGAGCTAGGGCAGGGCCAGGCAACTTTTTTTAGGGATACTTAAGGTCTGGAACAGTTCCAGAAAGCTGTCCTGTGCTGAGGTCATCTGGTTCCTGGAGGTTCAGGTGGCGCCCAGCAGGACAGCACCCAGTGTGCCCTGGTGTTTGCAGATGACTGAAATGGGGAACCAGTCTTCCTCTGGGCCTAGCCTGCCCACACTTACCCATGCTATGGCCCTGGTCTACCCTAGGAAGCGGCTACTGACCTCAGCTTGTTCCTCCCAGGGTGAGGTGTTGTTAGAGTGGGCTTGGCCTCCTTGCCTCCCTTGATTAACTGGTGTCTTCATGGAAGGTTTCTACACTGGTTCAGTGGCCATCAGTGGAGCCCTGGCCAACAGCCCAGCGCCTATGGCATCTGGAATGGAGACTGCTGTTTTTGATGAGTCCTCTGGCCCTGGCAGCCTCTTTGCCACCATGGGATCTCGCAGCACACCACCACAGCATCCGCCTCTGCTACCGCAGCCCCGCAACTCTGGCCCTGCATCTCCTGCCCACCAACTCTCGGCCAGTCCCCGCCTGAGTGTGACTGCCCAAGGTCCGCTGCCGGACACCAGCAAGGGGGAGCTGCCTTCTGACCCTGCCGTCTCAGACCCGGAGAATGAAGCTAAGAGGAGGATTGTGTTCAGCATTGCAGCCAGTTCCAGCTCTAAGCAGTCGCCTTCTACCAGGCATAGCCCCTTGACCTCTGGAACCCGCGGGGACTCTGTACAGAGCCATGGGCAGGACAGTCGTAAACGCAGCAGAAGGAAGCGTGCATCAGCTGGAACCCTCAGCCTCAGCACGGGTGTGTCCCCCAAGCGCCGGGCTCTGCCAACTGTCGCCGGCCTCTTCACACAGTCCTCGGGGTCTCCCCTCAACCTCAACTCCATGGTAAGTGTAGGGCCCGTCCCTGCAGGGTGGGGACAGTGGCTGGTGTGCAGCCCCACTGTTCGCTCCCCACCTGTACCCTCACAAGGAGCTGGTGACTGTAGAGGTCTCAAGGGTTAGCTGGCACCGAAACCCTGTCCTGGGCCTGTGGCTCATCTGCCCTCCCTGATCCCGCAGGTCAGCAACATCAATCAGCCCCTGGAGATCACAGCCATCTCATCCCCTGAGAGCTCCCTGAAGAGTTCCCCAACCCCCTACCAGGACCACGATCAGCCCCCGGTGCTCAGGAAGGAGCGGCCCCTGGGCCCGACGAATGGGGCCCATTACTCACCACTTACCTCAGATGAGGAGCCAGGCTCTGAGGATGAGCCCAGCAGTACCCGGTGAGTCCTGGGGGACAGCTCTGCAGGGTGATGGTTGGACTAGATGCTGGCTATCGTGTGGCCAAGTGGCCTCTGTTAGCTATCTTTCAATCCTGACCTCCCTGGTGCAAGGCTGTTTTCTCAATGGGTGTTACCTTGCTTTTCTTGTTGAGCAGTGTAGAGTACTGCTTGTGgggtctgtgtgtatctgtgaggaCTTTCTGGGTGTTCAGCCTGAGTAAAGACATCACGTGCCCCTCTCTGCCACCTACATTATGACTGCACTGTAGACTGTTGAGCATCACTAGGTCCCATGCTTACCTTTGAGTGTCACAGTGGAGTTACTACTGCGAGTGTGAATTCTGGTCACGCGTTGGCCTCTGACTTTGATGTGCTTTAAGATCGCTGCCCACTGTCATTCCTAAGGGTCTGACAAATACACTGACCCATTGTAGACCATCATGGATGTGTGTACCACCTGTGAGCCGGGCCTCTGCTGCATTTAGCTCCAGGTTGGCTAAGGCTCAGAATAGGGAAGCTCCTACAGGTCGCCCTACTTTGTATGTATAGTGTCACCATGTGCACAGGCATTCTGGGCTCCCCACCAGAACAGCCCATGCACAGACACTGGGCCCTAGTACTGCTGTTGACCCCGACTTATTCTGGGTTTACTCAGGGGCCCTTCCACACGGGACCAGAGGGCAGCCTTTGGACATTTCATTTTGAGCTGTGCGTGTAGAGAGTCCTCGGATATACTCTCTGAGCACTTAGATTCATACATCAGTGACTGTTTTCTTTGCAcagaattgaaagaaaaattgcAACAATCTCCTTAGAAAGCAAATCTCCTCCAAAGACGCTGGAAAATGGTAATGTGCTCCCTTCCTGGAGCCGGGAGGTGTGGGGGTGCCCCGTGCTCAGGACGGGCCAGCCTGGGACTGCATCTGGTGCATGGAGAGTTGGGAGGGGCAGACAAGAGAAGTCTCATAGTGCATGAGCCTCTCACCTCTTCATCACCTCTGCCTAGTAGAATGTGTGCCAGCCACATGGTAGGCTCAGCTCATGGCCACTGATTTCTCCCATCAGGTGGTGGTTTGGTGGGAAGGAAGCCTGCACCCTCGAGTGAGCCTGTGAACAGCAGCAAATGGAAGTCCACTTTCTCACCCATCTCCGACCTCAGCTTGGCCAAGGCCGTGGACAGTCCATTGCAGGCTGGCTCtgcactgagccacagccccctGTTCTCTTTCCGGCCAGTTCTGGACGAGCCTGCAGCTGAGGCCAAGCTCCCTACCCACCCAAGGAAAAGCTTTGCCGGCTCTCTGACTGCAGCCGAGGGCCCGAGCCCTGGCGCCAACCCTCCCAACGGCCTGGCCTTCAGTGGGGGCCTTGCTGCAGACCTCGGTTTACACAGCTTCAACGACGGTGCTTCCCTCTCCCACAAGGGCCCTGAAGTGGCCAGCCTGAGCTTCCCATCACAGCGGGGCAAGGATAGTACCACGGAGACTAATCCCTTCCTCAGTAGGCGGCAGCCAGAGGGCCTGGGTGGCCTGAAGGGCGAGGGCAATGCAGGCAAGGAATCAGGCGAGGCCCTGCCCCTGTGTGGATCTGCGGACAAAGTTGCACTGCCTCATGGCAGCAGGGCAGGCAAGGGCCGTGACCGTGAGCTGGACTTCAAGGGTGGCCACAACCTCTTCATCTCTGCTGCAGCCGTGCCTCCGGGTGGCCTCCTCGGTGGCCCTGGTCTAGTGACTGTAGCTTCCTCTGCAGGCAGTACGACACCTGCTGCCCAGGCTGCCCGGCCCTTTCTGAGCACCTTCACCCCTGGGCCCCAGTTCACTCTGGGCCCCATGTCCCtgcaggccaacctgggctctgTGGCCGGCTCCTCTGTGCTGCAGTCCTTGTTCAGCACCGTGCCCGCCGCTGCAGGCTTGGTGCACGTGTCATCTGCTGCGCCCCGACTCACCAACTCGCACACCATGGGCAGCTTCTCCTCCGGGGTGACCGGTGGAACCGTTGGAGGTAGGCAAGGAAGGGAGGACGTCTTGTCCCAAGTTTCTCACCAGCTGCTTGGGAGGTTCCTCCCAAGCTCTCTAGAAGATACAATGGGAGTGTGTCCCTGTGTCCTCCCTGGCCGTCTTCATGGTGTGACTGAAGGAGACTGTCTAGCCTTATAACGCATGCCTCTTGTTTTCAGAAGACCACGGTGCACTTAACTAGGCATTTCTTTCTCCTGGGGCATTCCCTGTTTGAGGTGACCACCCACATGCCTCATGGCCGGTCTGTGGAAGCGGGCCTGGTGCAAGAATGAGTCCAGAGGGCCTGCTCAGAGACAGGGCGGAGTGGAGCCTGGGCcacaggccaggcatggtgcagTCCTGACTGGGCAGGGGCGGGCAGGTGGGCCCGAGGGGCGGGGCCTCATCCTGGCAGGTAAGTGTCCCTGCACTGAGCCCACTGCTTGCTGCTTGTGCCTGCGCTTGGACCGGAGTCACGCTGTCTTCTGCTTCTCCTTGCTGGCGACTGTGCTCCTCTTGCTCCACCTGCCTGGAACGTGCTGCCTGTTGAAGCTGCTTTTTCTCTCCTGTTTACAGGTGTCTTTACCCATGCGgtgccttctgcctctgctcaCCCGTTTGGAGCTGGTGTCAGTAGCGGGGCTGTGTGTAGCAGTGCCACGCTGGGCCTGAGCCCGCTGCAGGCGGCGGCCAGCACCTCGGCTTCTTCCTTTCAGGCTGCAGCTTCGGTCGAGACTCGGCCGCCCCCTCCACCTCCCCTACTTCCTCCTCAGCACCTGGGCCGGCCCCCTGCGGGGCCACCTGTCCTCCATGCACCCCCTCCTCCTAACGTCACCTTGCCTCCTCCACCTGCGCTGCTGGCTTCTAACTCCGAGCCAGTGCTTCTGCAGAGCCTGGCCTCCCTCCCGGCTAACAAAGCTTTCTTACCCCCCTCCTCTGCCGCTTCTCTGCAGCCTGCTAACGCCTCTCTGTCTGTCAAGCTCGCCTCCCTTCCACACAAGGTCTCCCGCCCCTCCTTCACGGTGCACCACCAGCCCCTGCCCCGGCTGGCCCTGGCGCAGGCTGCGCCCGCCGCCCCACAGGCCAACTCCTCGGGGCCATCTGCTGTGTGGGTTTCCCTTGGCATGCCGCCTCCTTATGCTGCGCACCTTTCGGGGGTTAAGCCTCGATAAAGACCTTGCTTAGCTAGCAGTTCATGTTCTGTAAGGTAAGGCTAGAGCCAAACCACCCCTCCTCTTGCCCAGAAGACGGCTGGCAGGGCTCACCAGATGCCTGGGGTCCTGAGTCGTGGAGATGGGGGGGGTGCGCTAAGGGAGGCAGGGCCAACATTGTGCAGCACTACCTGGTCCTCAGCCAGCCGCTGAGAAGACAGCTGAGGTGATGAGATTTGAATGTGGCTCACCAAAGCCAAGGTAGCCCCAACCTACTGTGAGACTCCTGGCCCAAAGCAGTCCTTGATTTTGGGGTCACATTTTTAGCTCTAAACTAAGGCATTTGTCACGAGCCTGCCTGTGCAAGGGAAACAAGGGATAGTCAGTAGGTAAGGTTGCAGACTGACTTTGTCCACGGGCAGAAAGCTGCCTGGGGTGGTAGTGTGGGCATCCTTGAGCAGAGGTGGGGTTTAAGGTTCAGGGAGCAGGTCCCTGTCCACCTCTCCCTGAACAGCGGCTGTCAAACCCTGCTCTGCTCTCATCATGGCAGTAGACATGCCCTGTGGGCGAAGAGCCAGATGGcagccttctggcctccatagggtATGGCCATGTGGTAGCCCTAGCCTGAGTACAGGACAGCCTGACAACCACATCTGGAGGTCCTAGGGCTAGAGCTCTCCAGCTAACCCACCCTGTGTGCTCAGCAAGGCAGAGCTGGAGGGTGCTGGGCCCAACAGTACCTACCAGGAACACCCCTCTCTGCCCCGTGTCCTGTGGGGCAGTTCGGCCACAGAGGACATGTTGAATGCACCTAACCCATGCTCCTCCTCCCTGCAGGTAATTAGGACTTCTACCTCAGCCACGACCTATGCAAGGACGGTGTGGACCAAGCCTGCTGCCTGCCAGGCCGGCGGAGCCGGACGTGGAGCCACTGTGAATTGGCGGCACCGCAGGAGGTGCTGGACTGGTCCAGTTTGTACTGTCGATAGTTTTAGATAaagtatttatctttttttttttttttaaagtataagcaattttgacttattttattCCATCAAAGTCGTCCAAGGCAACCTCTTGAGACACCTAAGTGTCTGTGAGAGAGAATCCTATAGACTTGGCCTGCCGGGCTGGCCACCAGGAGGACTCGACTCCGTCCCGGTGCTATCTCACCACCCAGCCCGTGCCCACCCATCTCCAACTTTGCCCTGGGTGCTGCCCCAGATGCGGACCATGGCCAAACAGTTCTCAGACGCACCCTTACTGGCACCCTTACTGCTTGTCCTGATACCAAAGGCACGCCAGGCATGCACGATGGGGGCTGACTTCTGGTTCCCCTCCTCGGAACTCGCCCGctgtcactgtgaacaccctgCTGTTAACCCTGTGACTTTAGGCGTGCCTTTGCTGTGGGTGCAGATTGGGCTGGGGCAGGACTGGGTGCCCGGCTGGGCTGAGTGGTGCTGACAGGTGCGGGCCACTACTGCAGTGCTCAGTGGCTCCTGTGACAAGTGCATTTactttgtatttctttgcttttctggctCGGGGCATGCTGGCCAGGTGACATGGGGCTGGCCCACTGTGGGTCCCCTGGCATCTGTGTATAAGAGAGTCACATGATGAGTGACAGTATTTTATAGAGATGTGATGGAGATTTATAAATTTCATAGACTTGActgcatttatttttagattGTATAATGCACAGTGAACTTTAACGGAAAGAAAAGTGAGgaggaaaaatacatttatttattcaaatgcACAAAAAAATGGCGCTGGTCAGGGGCCCTGCGGGAGTGTGGCCCAGATGTGCTGGGCCACCCAGGGCCTCTGGTCACTGTGGGCACCACCTACCTATGTCCAAGAGTTGCTTCCTGGTCCTGGGGACAGGTGCACTGGGTGTGGCTGCAAAGGGGCCAGGGCTGATTTAGCTTGCTGAGGTGGTCCTGACTGCCCTCAATGCTGCTCACTTCAGGTTAGGGGTAGGTAGGCTAAGCAGGGAGGCCATGTTGACCCCCTCAGTCTTTACCTGCTTCCCTTGGCAGTTGTGAAGATGGTGCTGGTGTCCCTTCCacccccccaccctaccccctgcGATGGTGCTCATGCTTGCCAGGCCTGTTCTTGCACACCACAGCTAGCTACGGTGCTACAGGGCAGGGTGGCCATAAAGTTAAGCAAGTCCCAGGCCTGGAACAAGACACTGGGTGAACACTGTACACACCACCTGCCACCTTGGCAGCTGCTGCTCCAGTGGTCGCTGCCCCACCTTACTTGAGTGTTAGGGGACAGACACTGCATGTTCATGGCCCGCATGGCCCAGTGGGCCGCAGGTGCTCCAGGCGGGCACAGTTCCAAGTCCTCTCCTGAGCCCACGAGAAAGGGGAACCTACAGTAAACTGAACATGGTGCACGGTGACCCTGGGTTCCTTGGCTGATGATCTTAGCATGGGGCTAGGCTGCCTCAGTGGTCCCTGGTATTCCAGCCCAAGGGTGCTGCAGGGCTTGAGCTCAGGAACTGATAGAAAGCCCTACGGACTGGGACCTACTCCCACGCTAGCCCACAAAGGGACTCTGCCAGACACACCTCGGTTCCCACCCTCAACCTACACAGCTTTTTTGGCAGCCTGGCCTGTTTGTAACTTGATGCAGCTTTGCTCTGTCTTGTAATGACCTCTGTACTTAACGGGTGCACTGTTCTCTCCCTTGGTTCCCAAGGCATCTCACACATTGTTGCCGCCTCTAGACACAGTAATAAAAGCTGTTTTCACTTGAGCCGGTTCTCAGTGTggtctgtctttgtgtggttaCTGTCACCTCCCTTGAGGGATGATGACAGCTCTGGAGGAGCCCGAGGAAAACGCAGTCAAGGCACCCCTATAGCATTCAAGTTGCTCACAGCCAGGTGGTATGGGTCCCTTACGCAGGACTCACTAATATGTGCCCCCACAAAACCCAGACAGGATTCCACATCTCCCCAGAGAGGGTAGCCAGCCTGGTACCAGGCACACTGGGAACAACCTGTCccacaagctgtgtgtgtgtgtgtgtgcctagccCAGtctttttcgttttgtttttcaaaacagtttcactctgtagtccaggctggcctagaactcagagatctgttgtctctgcctcctgagtgctgggactgaaggtgtgtgccaccactgcccagcccggCCTAGCTCTTAGAAGAGCTGTTCTGCCACCCGTGCCCCCATCTCTCCCCATTTACTTCACTGTGTGGCTTGGAAAAGGGGTACCTTTATTATAGAACGGGCTCAGCACTGAAGGCCAGCACCATGGCCTGCTCTATCAGCAGGAGTGGGGTTCACAGCGTTACCTAGCATGATACATTCACCCAATAACGGACAGGGGAGCTGTGCCAGGCTCAGTCCCCAGTTGGGGGCACTCAAGGGTATTGGCAGGGAGATGGTATGGGAACAAGGATCCAAGCCCTTGCCCACCTCCTCCGGACCTCTGGCTTTGAACGACATTTCCAAAAAAACACCTTCAAAGATAGCCAGAGGCCAGGCAAAGGTCAGTCCAACACATCTAGCTGGGAACCAATACAAGCAGTCCGCCCGTCCGTAGGCAGGCTATTCAGCTGGAACCTGGCTTCCTCGGAGATGCCGAACTGCTCCAAAGGATCCTGTGGGGGTGCATGCTGACTGTGAACAAGGCCAGGGAGGGCTGCCCTGCCCCACCCCGCCCCTACACACCTTGCCTGTCATCTTCCTGATTTCGTTCCTGTAGAAGATGAGGCTTCTTCGCATGTACTCATAGCTGGAGAAAAGGGCTGGGCTCACTGATCACACTCCCCCATGtttccacccagctcccagtggTTCCCAAAGCCCCACCTGGCCTGGCGAAGAGCCTCCATCCACTCCTGACACTGCTCTTGGCTACAGCATTCAAAGTGATACTTCCTGCTGAGGTCTTCCACAAAGCCTAGAAAGGGGTAAAGGAAGGGAGCCAGCCACCTCTGCTGGGTGTCCACCTGGCCCACATCCCGCTGGCCAGAAGGCCCAACTTCCTCTCACCCGGGGTTCCTGGTAACAGGCTGGCTTGTCCCCTCCAGAGTGCTGACTCCTGAACCCATGAAAAGGGACCCACTGGGAAGTCGGGTAATCACATATGGACCGGTTGATGTGAGGTCATTAGAGTAGGCCCTAATGGTAATAGGACTGGGGCGATGGCTCAGTAGGTACGGTGCCTGTCACACATATAATAAGCAGGAGGACCTgcgttcaagccccagcacccatgtcagagcAGGATGCACCTGGAATCTCAGTGCTGAGAAAACAGATGGGGAGATTCCTAAGGCTTGCTGTCAGCCAGTATAGCCTAAAAACCAAGTCTATGTGCGACGGATGAGATAGCcaagcaggtaaaggtgcttgttgccgtGCCTGATGGCCAGAGTTCAATAGCGGGGACCCATATAGTGGAAGAGGAGaaccaaagttgtcctttgacctttgtAGCGTGTAGACAAATACACGAATGTGTACATACAATTGTATTGTTTTaagaggggaagaggggatgGTGAAGAGACCAGAAACTGACTTCTGGACTCCATATATACAcgtgcaaaaaagaaaaactaagagtATAGATGGAGAACCCCGTGTGATGATGGAGAAGACATGAGGGCCAAATCTCTACAAGATGGTACCGTAAAGATCGCCAAGGAAGAAGGTTTAACAGGTGTCACTTCAGCCTTAGAAGCGTTACCCGCGGCAGACTGTTTCTAATACAAGTAAAATCTGCACAGGCTGCACCTATCCTTGCGAAGAATAGGCACTGAAGGTGGGGGAAGAAACTATGATTGCACCAGCGGAGATCAGACCCGGGGGCACTCAGAGTATCAGCTATTGCAGCGCTGGGTCCTCAGGAGACGAGGGATCCATGACAAATGGAGGCTCCTGGGGAGTAAAAGGAAGACAGGTGCGTGGAGCAAGAGTACGGGGTGGTGACAGTGGGGACCAGCGCACTTACTGATGGAGAAGCCGCCGGGCTCTTCCTGGGCCACTATGCAGCGTTCCAGCAACAGGGCTCCGAGGGGCTGCGCGAGACACGGCCATGAGCGCCGGCCTCCGGGCCGCGCGGGCCCCCCGAGTCCCCCACGCCCCTACCTCGGCCTCGTCCGGGCGGAAGTAGAAGAGGAAGTTGACCACCAGCTTCACC is a genomic window containing:
- the Plekhj1 gene encoding pleckstrin homology domain-containing family J member 1, which gives rise to MRYNEKELQALSRQPAEMAAELGMRGPKKGSVAKRRLVKLVVNFLFYFRPDEAEPLGALLLERCIVAQEEPGGFSISFVEDLSRKYHFECCSQEQCQEWMEALRQASYEYMRRSLIFYRNEIRKMTGKDPLEQFGISEEARFQLNSLPTDGRTACIGSQLDVLD